In Thalassoglobus sp. JC818, a single window of DNA contains:
- a CDS encoding right-handed parallel beta-helix repeat-containing protein: MNGFQKLVITLLACASVASSTTASDRWNPYVEGETRWSSERLTGRGGPVVPLWQDDQTLLFTDLRGLVAENSFQGGSFGLACRTMVSSQRILGFNTFYDVLNTSESNTFHQAGIGAELLSVDWGVRANGYLPQTGSRSAAGESTTFLADEDLFVRAGLEAAYWGMNVEAERRLLWTGGAPTVPVGDVELWAAAGMFHFENDTFGFDNMTGPRLRTELRVYDLPCLGFGSRFVFGGQYDYDDVRGSVGTASVNLRISLDLRKDDCRERTSGLSRRMLDPIVRNVEIVTNRGSYGAPEPAKFSRTDRLVDSVIVLTADDDITNRIEEAGEDSVVILDGSLGEFETTTETVLNDGQVVMGGQARLQVYGCETGARAVFYAPGERPTVRYSGFGEEAIFYVADRSAIIGLNLVGGPFAIYGESPQDVLIQDNILRSNEAGILLLGDVVADVVGNDVSENDEFGIAVQRFHGGNISNNTLHRNGEDGLSFQVVSAGTVFNNQAHQNGSNGIAIDTLEGGLIVRNVASENDDDGFDVDEFYDGVMTQNIARGNLDDGFDFDEMYGGIASENLAIGNDEFGFEIIDFDGGELFGNSAGENLAGFFIESLDGGTLANNKAFENEIDGFVILGLDEGVVRNNRSLRNGDDGYYFRDVDAGLISNNASRRNSGDGFDIEFEPFNTSEFSFNHSSRNRERGYNFDDDLPSIGEGTNTGRSNQADDRF; the protein is encoded by the coding sequence ATGAATGGATTCCAGAAGCTTGTGATCACCCTGTTGGCTTGCGCTTCCGTGGCAAGCAGCACCACCGCGAGTGATCGCTGGAATCCGTATGTGGAAGGTGAAACACGATGGTCGTCCGAACGTTTGACTGGCCGTGGTGGGCCTGTTGTTCCTCTTTGGCAGGACGATCAAACTCTTCTCTTCACTGACCTTCGCGGCCTGGTCGCTGAAAATTCATTTCAAGGCGGCAGCTTTGGCCTGGCGTGCCGAACGATGGTGTCGAGTCAACGCATTCTCGGCTTCAATACCTTCTATGATGTCTTGAACACTTCGGAGAGTAACACTTTTCACCAGGCGGGAATTGGTGCCGAGCTACTGTCGGTTGACTGGGGGGTCAGAGCTAACGGATACCTTCCTCAAACTGGTTCTCGTTCTGCTGCCGGAGAAAGTACGACATTTCTCGCTGATGAAGATTTGTTTGTCCGAGCTGGACTTGAAGCGGCCTATTGGGGAATGAATGTTGAGGCAGAGCGGAGACTCTTGTGGACTGGAGGTGCCCCAACAGTTCCGGTCGGCGACGTTGAACTGTGGGCCGCAGCAGGAATGTTTCACTTCGAGAACGATACATTCGGCTTCGATAACATGACTGGTCCACGTTTACGGACCGAGTTAAGAGTTTACGATCTCCCATGTCTCGGCTTCGGTTCACGATTCGTGTTTGGTGGCCAGTACGATTACGACGACGTGCGTGGATCAGTCGGAACAGCGTCGGTCAATCTTCGCATCTCGCTCGATCTTCGAAAGGACGATTGTCGTGAACGAACGTCTGGCTTAAGTCGGAGGATGCTCGATCCAATTGTCAGAAATGTGGAGATCGTCACAAATCGTGGAAGCTATGGTGCCCCGGAGCCAGCCAAGTTTTCAAGAACAGATCGATTAGTCGATTCGGTGATCGTGTTAACCGCCGACGATGACATCACGAATCGTATTGAGGAGGCTGGAGAGGACAGTGTTGTTATCCTTGATGGCTCACTCGGAGAATTCGAGACGACGACTGAAACCGTCCTCAATGATGGACAGGTTGTCATGGGAGGACAGGCACGTTTGCAGGTGTATGGTTGCGAAACCGGAGCAAGAGCAGTTTTTTATGCACCGGGTGAGCGGCCGACGGTTCGGTATTCTGGATTCGGAGAGGAAGCCATTTTCTACGTCGCAGATCGATCTGCAATCATTGGTCTGAATCTGGTTGGCGGACCTTTCGCCATCTACGGGGAATCTCCGCAAGATGTTCTGATTCAGGATAACATCTTGAGATCAAATGAAGCTGGGATTCTGTTGCTCGGCGATGTTGTCGCAGACGTTGTTGGCAATGATGTCTCTGAAAATGATGAATTTGGAATTGCCGTTCAGCGATTTCACGGTGGAAATATCTCCAATAATACTCTTCATCGAAATGGCGAGGATGGATTGTCGTTTCAAGTGGTGTCTGCAGGAACGGTTTTCAACAATCAAGCTCACCAGAATGGATCGAATGGAATTGCGATTGACACTCTCGAAGGTGGCTTAATCGTACGCAACGTCGCTAGCGAAAACGACGATGACGGATTCGACGTCGATGAATTCTATGATGGAGTCATGACGCAAAACATTGCTCGAGGCAATCTCGACGATGGATTCGACTTCGATGAAATGTACGGTGGAATTGCATCCGAGAATCTCGCCATCGGAAATGACGAATTCGGATTCGAGATCATCGATTTCGATGGAGGAGAACTCTTCGGAAATTCGGCTGGCGAGAACCTCGCCGGGTTCTTCATCGAATCACTTGATGGAGGCACACTGGCAAACAACAAAGCGTTCGAAAATGAGATTGACGGGTTTGTGATCCTTGGGCTCGACGAAGGTGTCGTCAGAAACAATCGCTCGCTGAGAAATGGCGATGACGGATACTACTTTCGCGACGTTGATGCCGGGCTGATCTCGAACAACGCATCTCGACGGAATTCAGGCGACGGATTTGATATCGAGTTTGAACCGTTTAACACGAGCGAGTTTTCTTTTAACCATTCTTCGCGGAATCGGGAGCGTGGATACAACTTCGATGACGACCTGCCGAGCATTGGCGAAGGTACCAACACAGGACGGAGTAACCAGGCTGATGATCGCTTTTGA
- a CDS encoding cyclic nucleotide-binding domain-containing protein gives MPQVHASSRPKRWDHPFCNELSGAGGIDPSCILRILQFEPFCNMDEAGFRKSLSLRDILSNDTRIQRYEPGDLVVRSGDWGNSAFFVLSGQLRAEIERPGRSLPPETLGRKQPVHKTFLSSIARLWNKPEYGDSPSPEVQISSRQHGSQTRTFIQDLPTVLDEYRTSILSPGQWFGELSALGRTPRTTTVFAEEPAKLLEIRWQGLRDLMRFDKNAAVKTQIEDAFREHGLNEFLRNNPMFHDLDENELEALATQVEFRTYGEYDSPKPFKELAREGYENNFETEALIFEEGHYPNQALIVRSGLARMTVRHYHGHRTIGYLTAGQSFGLEEIVEGAGRELAVPYRSSLRAISFLSAVLIPTNAVERIVSQRPSEKNLKCTTSSGKLDKCSKSNGVPENLINFFVKNHYVQGTATMVIDLDRCVRCDDCVRACAATHDDVPRFVRHGPIYQNYMMANACLHCLDPVCMVECPTGAIHRHLENGHIVINEETCIGCAQCANNCPFDAIRMVPLTDQSGRVIVDQKSSSPLKQATKCDLCADQSGGPACQAACSHDALYRVEMSDFRQLEKRFKQ, from the coding sequence ATGCCGCAGGTTCATGCTTCCTCGAGGCCTAAGCGTTGGGATCACCCGTTTTGCAATGAACTATCCGGCGCAGGCGGAATCGATCCCTCATGCATTCTGAGAATTCTTCAGTTTGAGCCGTTCTGTAATATGGACGAAGCTGGATTTCGAAAATCTCTGTCTCTACGCGACATTCTGAGCAACGATACTCGAATCCAAAGATACGAACCGGGCGATCTGGTTGTTCGAAGCGGAGATTGGGGTAACTCAGCTTTTTTTGTTTTAAGCGGTCAACTTCGAGCAGAGATTGAACGTCCCGGGCGATCTCTGCCTCCTGAGACACTCGGTCGAAAGCAACCGGTCCATAAAACGTTTCTTTCATCCATCGCTCGCTTATGGAACAAGCCAGAGTATGGTGACTCTCCATCGCCGGAGGTACAAATCTCTTCGCGGCAACATGGGAGTCAAACTCGTACTTTCATCCAAGATCTGCCAACGGTTCTTGATGAATATAGAACGTCGATTCTGTCTCCGGGCCAGTGGTTTGGTGAGCTCTCTGCGCTCGGTCGAACTCCTAGAACGACGACAGTCTTTGCAGAAGAGCCTGCTAAACTACTTGAGATTCGCTGGCAGGGACTTCGGGATTTAATGCGGTTTGATAAGAATGCCGCCGTCAAAACACAAATTGAAGATGCTTTCCGCGAACACGGTTTAAACGAGTTCCTAAGAAATAATCCGATGTTTCATGATCTCGATGAGAACGAGCTTGAAGCGCTTGCAACTCAGGTCGAGTTTCGCACCTACGGCGAATACGACTCACCAAAGCCTTTCAAGGAACTGGCTCGCGAGGGCTACGAAAACAATTTCGAGACCGAAGCTCTGATCTTCGAAGAGGGACACTATCCAAATCAGGCATTGATCGTCCGCAGCGGGCTCGCACGTATGACTGTGAGGCACTATCACGGACATCGCACGATTGGATATCTGACTGCTGGGCAATCTTTCGGGCTCGAAGAAATTGTTGAGGGAGCTGGTCGGGAGCTTGCAGTCCCATACCGGTCGTCATTGCGGGCAATTAGCTTCCTGAGTGCAGTTCTCATTCCGACCAATGCAGTTGAAAGGATTGTTTCGCAACGTCCATCGGAAAAGAATCTAAAATGCACTACCAGTAGCGGAAAACTAGATAAGTGCTCGAAGTCGAATGGCGTTCCAGAGAATTTGATTAACTTCTTTGTCAAAAATCATTACGTACAAGGGACGGCAACAATGGTCATTGACCTTGACCGTTGTGTCCGTTGTGATGACTGTGTTCGAGCTTGTGCCGCGACGCATGACGATGTCCCTCGATTTGTTCGGCATGGACCGATCTACCAAAACTACATGATGGCCAACGCTTGCCTGCACTGCCTTGACCCGGTTTGCATGGTGGAATGTCCAACAGGGGCGATTCATCGACATCTTGAAAATGGTCACATCGTTATCAATGAAGAGACGTGCATCGGCTGTGCTCAATGTGCCAATAACTGTCCGTTCGATGCGATTCGAATGGTTCCGCTGACAGATCAAAGTGGTCGAGTCATTGTCGACCAAAAATCGTCATCTCCACTCAAACAAGCGACGAAGTGCGATCTTTGCGCCGACCAATCGGGGGGCCCAGCATGTCAAGCTGCCTGTTCCCACGATGCCCTCTACCGCGTCGAAATGAGTGACTTTCGACAGCTGGAGAAGAGGTTCAAGCAATGA
- a CDS encoding multiheme c-type cytochrome: protein MRILDESLHHPFRSLTIVLIYVMLFSVVCDAQTLPTENSEESMLAEWVRTIGVSRGDCKKCHPSEVAAWMKSTHFRSADLRLFAKDANTQKYVAALNIDHQELATTSVCASCHGTQAIRRDQVVVLGGISCEKCHGPAGGENGWLNRHQSYDADRVIPRTLETAEHRAERLKECNKAGMIRSDNLYDLAKACYRCHLVNNEDLVAAGHRLASAFDFVSWSDGEVRHNFFMNRDVNADAPSLWLETTGNSVQNRRRLKFVVGALVQLEMGLRARAATTNPVLVPQIGGMIAAANGKVSQISGVAPTADLAEVTSAVNSLMATLFVPLPDDAQKYSLVADDISKVTKQFLKDHDGSELSGVDALLVLLQPHYSQHFIDRYRSAGDGVK from the coding sequence ATGCGAATCCTCGATGAGTCGCTTCATCACCCGTTCCGGTCACTCACGATCGTACTGATCTACGTGATGTTATTTTCAGTCGTCTGCGATGCACAAACGCTTCCCACTGAAAACTCTGAAGAGTCTATGCTTGCGGAATGGGTACGGACGATCGGAGTGAGTCGAGGTGACTGCAAGAAGTGCCATCCATCAGAAGTTGCGGCTTGGATGAAATCGACACATTTCCGTTCTGCCGACTTGAGGCTGTTCGCGAAAGATGCAAATACGCAGAAGTATGTTGCCGCGCTGAATATCGATCATCAGGAACTTGCCACGACATCGGTGTGTGCATCATGTCATGGGACGCAGGCGATTCGCCGAGACCAAGTTGTGGTGCTTGGCGGGATTTCATGCGAGAAGTGTCACGGTCCTGCGGGCGGAGAAAACGGCTGGCTGAATCGCCATCAGTCTTACGATGCTGATCGCGTCATTCCTCGCACATTAGAAACAGCAGAGCATCGTGCAGAGCGTCTGAAAGAATGTAATAAAGCGGGGATGATTCGCTCCGACAACTTGTACGACTTGGCAAAAGCCTGTTATCGCTGTCATCTTGTAAACAACGAAGACTTAGTGGCTGCCGGTCATAGACTTGCTAGTGCGTTCGACTTCGTCTCATGGTCAGACGGCGAAGTTCGACATAACTTTTTCATGAATCGCGACGTCAACGCCGACGCTCCAAGTCTTTGGTTGGAGACGACGGGTAATTCTGTTCAGAACCGTCGTCGATTGAAGTTTGTCGTTGGAGCCCTCGTTCAACTCGAGATGGGATTGAGAGCTCGAGCGGCGACCACGAATCCGGTATTGGTCCCTCAGATTGGCGGCATGATTGCCGCAGCCAACGGAAAAGTCTCGCAGATCAGCGGAGTTGCACCCACAGCTGACTTGGCTGAAGTGACGTCTGCTGTGAATTCCTTAATGGCAACCCTATTCGTTCCGTTACCCGATGACGCACAGAAGTACTCACTTGTCGCAGACGACATTTCAAAAGTGACGAAGCAATTCCTCAAGGATCATGACGGATCAGAACTATCGGGAGTCGATGCTTTGTTGGTCCTATTGCAGCCACACTATTCACAACATTTCATAGATAGGTACCGCTCTGCCGGCGATGGTGTGAAGTAA
- a CDS encoding type III secretion system chaperone, with translation MHQDQFAAQLAARLELSLLKFNDDSICRLIFDGEFVVDVEWVDTSQMLHMYSVVHSRASELEPKYVQLLKANLFGRETNGSAFSIDINRDEVLLIQSFRTTNLDMDVFIKSLELFVDTVSHWKHLLGKSEIETEYEPQESKQSEEGLIRV, from the coding sequence ATGCATCAAGATCAGTTTGCAGCCCAATTGGCCGCTCGCCTCGAGCTTTCATTGCTGAAATTCAACGATGACTCTATCTGCAGACTCATCTTCGATGGAGAATTCGTCGTCGATGTCGAATGGGTCGACACATCTCAAATGCTGCACATGTACTCTGTCGTTCACTCCCGGGCGTCCGAGTTGGAACCCAAATATGTTCAGCTGTTGAAAGCCAACCTCTTTGGCCGGGAAACGAATGGATCCGCATTTTCGATTGACATCAATCGTGACGAAGTGTTGTTGATTCAATCGTTCCGTACGACGAACCTCGATATGGATGTGTTCATCAAGAGCCTTGAGCTGTTTGTCGATACGGTTTCTCACTGGAAGCATCTGCTGGGAAAATCGGAAATCGAAACCGAATACGAACCACAAGAGTCGAAACAGTCCGAGGAAGGGCTCATTCGCGTCTGA